A single window of Nicotiana sylvestris chromosome 3, ASM39365v2, whole genome shotgun sequence DNA harbors:
- the LOC138887713 gene encoding uncharacterized protein, which translates to MEQYKADMEMINEWKEKAVKSSEMLDYLEHIYHTISRDPPPPPPPSNTRSKGKAKMDDLSGIRKENTENAETSDGRSTPAPNDLVLRLKQKILELQGELEQLYERLKVADYVTPIPVVAMDNSSQWVNPNKTCAYHSGMKRHTIDECRTLKDKIQTLIDSKSSVEVEVTASVSLEVEVAPPTATPTPFEVEVVVPFTMTVSTKPPFNSKAIPWDYVAKSRQKGKAKVEESDAAQGMTRTGMIYTYEHLGGSSKEAATKQPIIETGPDDLWRKVHAREYSVVDHLNKIPAQISILSLLQNSEARKNTLMKVLNKAYVPNNITCGEMANMVGQVVESHKITFHEDELPPEGLSHNWALHITVQFEDRFISRVLIDGGSSLNIYPLTTLKRLGKGFYEIRARNMNVKAFDGSQRATIGEINLCLQMGPTWFDVELQVLAY; encoded by the exons atggagCAATATAAGGCTGACatggaaatgatcaatgagtggaaagagaagGCTGTTAAATCCAGCGAAATGCTGGATTATCTGGAGCaca TATATCACACCATATCCAGAgaccctcctcctcctcctcctccaagtaatacgagaagcaaagggaaagctaagatggatgacttaagtggtattcgaaaggaaaacACTGAGAATgcggaaacttcagacggtcggagtactccagcaccaaatgacttggttttgcggttgaaacaaaagatattggagttacagggagaacttgagcag ctgtatgaaaggttgaaggtCGCCGattatgtcacccctattcctgTTGTGGCAATGGATAACTCAtctcaatgggttaacccaaacaaaacctgtgcatatcattccggtatgaagaggcacaccattgacgagtgccgaacattgaaagataagatccagacattgATTGATAGCAAG TCATcagtcgaggttgaggtaaccgcATCGGTTTCacttgaggtagaggtagctccgccTACAGCCACACCtactccatttgaggtagaagtggttGTGCCTTTCACAATGACAGTATCAACCAAACCTCCTTTCAATTCCaaggccataccttgggattacgttgccaAATCTAGGcaaaaaggaaaagcaaaagtggaagaatctgatgctgcacaaggaatgactagaacggGAATGATCTATACAtatgaacacttgggaggatcgaGCAAGGAGGCTGCTACTAAGCAACCTATTATTGAAACTGGaccggatgatctttggaggaaagtacatgcaAGGGAATACTCCGTTgtcgatcatttgaacaaaatccCCGCTCAGATATCCATCTTATCACTATTACAAAATTCAGAGGCGCGCAAGAATACcttgatgaaggtgttaaataaagcttatgtgcccaacaatataACTTgcggagaaatggctaacatggtggggcaagtggtggagagtcataagatcaccttccacgaggacgAATTACCACCCGAAGGGTTAAGTCACAATTGGGCATTGCACATCACGGTGcagtttgaagataggttcatttccagggtcctaatagatggaggttcaagcctcaacatttatCCGTTGACTACTctaaaaagattgggcaaaggttttTATGAGATACGGGCAAGAAatatgaacgtgaaagcctttgatgggtctcaaagggccacgattggggagattaatctctgtctgcagatggggccaacttggttcgatgttgaattacAAGTGCTTGCATATtag
- the LOC138887714 gene encoding uncharacterized protein — protein MAEYEASIMGFNLAIDMNIQELLVIGDLDLLVHQVQGEWATKHTKILPYLYYVQELMKRFKKIEFKHVPRIQNDFADALATLSSMIQYLDKNFIYPILVRIHNQLTYCAHVEEETDGKPWFHDIKEYLTR, from the coding sequence atggcggaatatgaGGCTTCCATCATGGGGTTCAAtctggccatcgatatgaatatacagGAGTTACTGGTAATTGGAGATTTAGATCTTCtagtacatcaggttcaaggagagtGGGCTACGAAGCAtaccaagatactaccatacttgtattatgtgcaggaattgatgaaaagattcaaaaagatagaattcaaacatgtacccagaattcaaaatgactTTGCAGACGcactggccactttgtcatcaatgatacaatatctagacaagaatttcatATATCCCATCCTGGTGAGGATCCACAATCAACTgacttactgtgctcatgttgaagaggagacagatggaaagccttggttccacgatatcaaagaatatttgacaAGATGA